One Helianthus annuus cultivar XRQ/B chromosome 12, HanXRQr2.0-SUNRISE, whole genome shotgun sequence genomic region harbors:
- the LOC110893877 gene encoding cucumber peeling cupredoxin — MAAMKSSTTMFMMMMLIVASMQMHSSLAQTRHVVGGDALGWNIPSNGAAAYTTWASQQTFNVGDTLFFNFTTGFHNVAEVSQAAYGPCTTANPISTITTGPATVTLTAAGPHYYICTVGTHCQIGQKLSINVSAATATPPTTPPPASPPTTPPTTTPTPPAPTPVSPPTTNPSPAPAPSTTTPPPTTPMAPSPVGATPPSPTTSGPSPNGETTPPPPSPSTAARSFTAVIPATFLAVALAFFY, encoded by the exons ATGGCTGCAATGAAGTCGAGTACGACAATGTTCATGATGATGATGCTCATTGTTGCATCCATGCAGATGCATAGCTCCTTGGCTCAGACTAGACACGTCGTCGGCGGAGACGCCTTGGGATGGAACATTCCATCCAATGGTGCCGCCGCTTACACCACCTGGGCTTCCCAACAGACTTTTAACGTCGGCGACACTCTCT TTTTTAACTTCACCACCGGATTCCATAACGTGGCCGAAGTATCACAAGCAGCATACGGCCCATGCACCACGGCCAACCccatctccaccatcaccaccggcccTGCGACCGTCACATTGACGGCCGCAGGCCCACATTACTATATTTGCACCGTCGGAACTCATTGCCAAATTGGTCAAAAATTATCCATCAACGTCTCCGCCGCCACCGCCACGCCCCCTACCACCCCACCACCAgcatcaccacccaccaccccACCTACAACCACCCCAACACCACCTGCACCGACACCCGTTTCTCCACCAACCACCAACCCCTCACCCGCCCCCGCCCCTTCCACCACCACCCCACCACCTACCACCCCTATGGCACCGTCACCCGTCGGAGCCACCCCACCGTCACCTACCACTTCCGGCCCATCTCCAAACGGTGAAACCACCCCTCCTCCACCGTCACCTAGCACCGCCGCCCGGTCATTCACCGCGGTGATTCCGGCCACTTTCTTGGCCGTTGCTTTAGCTTTCTTTTACTAG